Proteins encoded together in one Theileria parva strain Muguga chromosome 3 map unlocalized ctg_530, whole genome shotgun sequence window:
- the Wbscr22 gene encoding Ribosome biogenesis methyltransferase WBSCR22 produces MSIRPEHSAPPEIYYSAEESRKYNTNSHILKIQTQMSERALEMLLLPEDEMGLVLDIGCGTGISGNVISNSNHFWIGLDISQHMLHESLLNEIEGDVVLCDIGEPMNFLPNMFDGCISISVLQWLFISNHKSQEPYHRLSSFFKWLYKSLAYNARACLQFYPENVEQVDMLLDIVKKCNFNGGLVVDNPNSVKAKKYYLCIWSYNSNIYHKLPNPIEQNGDHEEVEFDEVESCVMKKRKNKLTYKDRIIKKKQQQRNKGMKTRPDTKYTGRKRPHAF; encoded by the exons ATGTCAATTCGTCCGGAGCATTCCGCTCCGCCAGAAATT tattacAGTGCTGAAGAATCCAGGAAATACAACACCAACTCTCACATACTAAAAATCCAAACTCAAATGTCCGAACGAGCTCTCGAAATGCTTCTACTACCCGAA GATGAGATGGGATTGGTGTTGGATATAGGCTGTGGTACGGGGATTAGTGGTAATGTAATCTCCAACTCTAATCATTTCTGGATCGGCCTCGACATCAGCCAACATATGCTAC ATGAGAGTTTGTTGAATGAGATTGAGGGTGATGTGGTGTTGTGTGACATTGGTGAGCCGATGAACTTTTTACCGAACATGTTCGACGGTTGTATTAGTATCAGCGTACTCCAGTGGCTTTTCATCTCCAATCATAAATCACAAGAACCCTATCACAGATTATCATCCTTCTTCAA ATGGTTGTATAAGAGTTTAGCGTATAATGCTAGGGCGTGTTTGCAGTTTTATCCGGAGAATGTGGAACAGGTTGACATGTTACTTGATATCGTAAAAAAGTGTAATTTCAACGGAGGTCTTGTGGTGGATAATCCCAACTCAGTCAAGGCCaaaaa GTATTACCTGTGTATTTGGTCttataatagtaatatttacCATAAACTGCCCAATCCAATTGAACAAAACGGTGATCACGAAGAAGTTGAGTTTGATGAGGTTGAATCCTGTGTGATGAAAAAAcgtaaaaataaattaacgTACAAGGAcagaataattaaaaagaAACAACAACAACGaaataaa GGGATGAAAACAAGGCCTGATACTAAATACACTGGAAGAAAGAGACCTCACGCcttttaa